A genomic region of Macaca thibetana thibetana isolate TM-01 chromosome 14, ASM2454274v1, whole genome shotgun sequence contains the following coding sequences:
- the LOC126935152 gene encoding LOW QUALITY PROTEIN: olfactory receptor 52H1 (The sequence of the model RefSeq protein was modified relative to this genomic sequence to represent the inferred CDS: inserted 2 bases in 2 codons) codes for MIIFNLSSYNPGPFILVGIPGLEQFHMWIGIPFCVIYIVPVVGNCILLYLIVVEHSLHEPMFFFLSLXAMTDLTLSTAGVPKTLSIXWLGAREITFPGCLTQMFFLHYSFVLDSAILMAMAFDHYVAICSPLRYTTILTPKTIIKIAMGISFRRFCIILPDVFLLTRLPFCRTRIIPHVYCEHIGIVRLACADISINIWYGFCVPIMMVISDVILIAVSYALILCAVFRLPSQDARQKAVSTCGSHVCVILMFYMPAFFSILAHRFGHNVSRTFHIMFANLYIVIPPALNPMVYGVKTKQIRDKVIVLFSTKGTG; via the exons ATGATCATTTTCAACCTAAGCAGTTACAATCCAGGGCCCTTCATTCTGGTAGGGATCCCAGGCCTGGAGCAATTCCACATGTGGATTGGAATTCCCTTCTGTGTCATCTACATTGTACCTGTTGTGGGAAACTGCATCCTTCTCTACCTCATTGTGGTGGAGCATAGTCTTCATGAACCcatgttcttctttctctcct ctGCCATGACTGACCTCACCTTGTCCACCGCTGGTGTGCCTAAAACACTCAGTA TTTGGCTGGGGGCTCGAGAAATCACATTCCCAGGATGCCTTACACAAATGTTCTTCCTTCACTACAGCTTTGTCCTGGATTCAGCCATTCTGATGGCCATGGCATTTGATCACTATGTAGCTATCTGTTCTCCCTTGAGATATACCACCATCTTGACTCCCAAGACCATCATCAAGATTGCTATGGGCATCTCCTTTCGAAGGTTCTGCATCATCCTGCCAGACGTATTCTTGCTGACGCGCCTGCCTTTCTGCAGGACACGTATCATACCCCACGTATACTGTGAGCATATAGGCATTGTCCGGCTCGCCTGTGCTGATATCTCCATCAACATCTGGTATGGCTTTTGTGTTCCCATCATGATGGTCATCTCAGATGTGATTCTCATTGCTGTTTCCTATGCCCTTATCCTCTGTGCTGTCTTTCGCCTTCCCTCCCAAGATGCCCGCCAGAAAGCCGTCAGCACTTGTGGTTCTCATGTCTGTGTCATCCTCATGTTTTATATGCCTGCCTTTTTCTCCATCCTTGCCCATCGTTTTGGACACAATGTCTCTCGCACCTTCCACATCATGTTTGCCAATCTCTACATTGTTATCCCACCTGCACTTAACCCCATGGTTTACGGAGTGAAGACCAAGCAGATCAGAGATAAggttatagttttgttttctacTAAGGGTACAGGATGA